The DNA window CTTAAGCCGTAGGTCTTGAGTTAAGTTTACTGACATAAGCAAGTTAGAAAACTTAAATCAAGTCAGCTAAAGCAAACTTAATTCAAGCTTTCTCCAATTTTGATAGTTTTCGTTCAGATACTACTTAGTCAATCTTAAACTCAATCGGAAATTCCACCCAGACACCAACTGTTTCATTACCATTTTTTGCCGGAGAGAGTTTCCAGGTCTTCGCAGCTTTAACAGCACTTTCATCGAGGATCGGATAACCTGAAGATTCAATAATTTCGATCATTCCAATCTGACCATTATCGAGGATTTCAACATTAAGCAGGACTTTTCCTTCCCAACCTTTTGCTTTTGCTTCTTCCGGATATTCGGGCGGAAATTGTCTTTCGATTACCGGTGGTTCGGTGTATTTGAAATCTTTAGGTGTTTTTCCGAATTCTGTTTCGGAATAAATTTCAGTTGGAATCAATGGTGTTAGAGAGGATTGCTCAGCTTTTCTTTTATAGGTTTTCGTTGATGAGCAACCGAAACTCGAAATTATGATCAGGATGATCATAAGACTGAATATTATATTTTTCATTTCACCGGATAATTCCCTTCAAAACAGGCATAACAGAAGTTTTCAGGTTCCTGCACTGTTTTTCTCAATTGTTCGATGGTCAGGTATTTCAAAGAATCTGCTCCGATGAAATTTCTAATATCTTCAATTGTTTTGT is part of the Candidatus Cloacimonadota bacterium genome and encodes:
- a CDS encoding energy transducer TonB encodes the protein MKNIIFSLMIILIIISSFGCSSTKTYKRKAEQSSLTPLIPTEIYSETEFGKTPKDFKYTEPPVIERQFPPEYPEEAKAKGWEGKVLLNVEILDNGQIGMIEIIESSGYPILDESAVKAAKTWKLSPAKNGNETVGVWVEFPIEFKID